A DNA window from Linepithema humile isolate Giens D197 chromosome 6, Lhum_UNIL_v1.0, whole genome shotgun sequence contains the following coding sequences:
- the LOC105668105 gene encoding cyclin-dependent kinases regulatory subunit, whose translation MPIDQIQYSEKYNDDKYEYRHVILPIDLARHVPKTHLMTESEWRNLGVQQSPGWVHYMMHGPEPHVLLFRRLRSDLVIASSCTALQREQTMLCCN comes from the exons atGCCAATAGATCAGATTCAGTATTCTGAGAAATACAATGATGACAAATACGAATACAG GCATGTGATACTACCAATTGATCTAGCCAGACACGTTCCAAAGACTCATCTGATGACAGAATCGGAATGGAGGAATTTAGGGGTTCAACAAAGTCCTGGATGGGTTCATTATATGATGCATGGGCCag aacCACACGTTCTATTATTTCGCAGACTAAGAAGCGATCTAGTGATAGCGTCCAGTTGTACCGCTTTACAAAGGGAACAAACTATGCTTTGTtgtaattga